The window CCGCATTCCACTGCTGTTTTGTAAAGCTTCTCCAGAGTTTCCGGATCCGAACGGGTGGTATCCTCCGTAACATAACTGCACGGAAGTCCGCTTTTTGCAGCGTGTGTCATCGCAGCTTCGGTGTGTTTTAAGAGGATATCGATGGTCCAGTTTTCCGTGTACTGTCTGATCGGGCTCGATCCCAGAAAACAAAACACCTCAATTTCGACTCCGGTCTTCTGAGCGATTTCAATCGCCGGATCAATGTCGGAAATAACCGTTCGGGCTGCGATATTTGGTTTGATTTTTAACTTTGCTCGCCCGATTTCATTTGCAAGAGCGAGCACATCCGCCTTTGCTCTTGGTCCGGCTCCCGGCAAACCGATGTCTGCCGTGTCGATGCCAAGCTGATCCATGTAATGGAGCAAACGAATTTTTTGATCGATCGAAGGATCTTTTACGGAAGGGGATTGCAAACCGTCGCGCAGCGTTTCATCATCGAGCAATAGATTTTTTGGCCGGGGTTGCTCTTCGAGCTTGTTCCAGTCGTAAATGAGTTCTGATTTTTCTTCCAATGGGATCATATTTATAAGTATAACGGTTACGGGAGACGTTTTCGCACAAAATTCAACATCTCTGTAGCTTGTTCGATTTTCAACAAGTGACTGGAGACGAACAGAATCCCGAGAGCTCCGAATATACTGATGGCAAGGGCCGTCGCGCGCTCCATCAGGTTGTCTGCGCCGAAAATTTCAGACATCCAGAGATGCAACGCCCACGCGCCGGCGCCCATGATCAGGGCTGCCACCGTAATCTTGAGGATCGACAGATAAAGGCGCCGGTCCGCAAAATGCCCGATTCTCTTTTCGAGCGCCCGGAATAGAAGGAAAGCATTGATCAGGGAAGCAACAGACGTTCCAAGCGCCAGCCCCAGGAAGCCGAGCTGTTTAATCAAAGCGAGATTCACGATGACTTTTGCGCCGATCACATAGGCCGCATATTTCACGGGCGTTTTCGTATCGTTCAACGCATAGAAAACGGGAGTAAAAATTTTGACCAGAGAGTACGTGAAGAGTCCGAGTGAATAAAAAAGGACGGCATCCCCGGTAAAAATGGTGTACTCCGGAAGAAACCGTCCGCGTTCGTAGAGAACCTGAACAATCGGATAACGAAGAAAGATAAGACCCATTGTTGCGGGAATATCCAGGAATGCTGCAAGTTTGATCGCATCGCTTAAATCCGATTTCACTCCTTCTAAATCATTAGAAGCAATTTTTCGTGAAACCGTTGTCAGATTCACCGTTGCGATGGCGACCGCAAAAATTCCGATCGGCAGCTGCATAAGCCGGAAAGCATAGTTCAGCCAGGACACCGGGCCATCGCCAAGATAAGATGCGAGCTGATTGTCGATTAGAATGTTGATCTGGGTTGCGGCCAGTCCGAACATCGCCGGAATCATCAGGCCGAAAATTCGTTGAACGCCGGGATGATTCCACTGAATGACGCTCTGGTACTTGTAGCCACAGCGGTAAAGGGAAGGAAGCTGAACGTATAGCTGCAGCGCGCCTCCTGCCAGACTGCCGATTGCCATGGCGACAATCGGTTCTACGCCGAAGCGTTTCATTTGAGGCGCAAGAAAAATCCCTGCGAGTATGCTGGCGACGTTGAAGAATGCGGGCGCAACAGCAGGAAGAAAGAAACGACCCTGTGTGTTCAGGATCCCCATCACTGCAGCCGCAAGCGCGACCACCAGAAGGAACGGAGCCATCACTTGCGTGAGCTGGACTGTCAGATCAATTTTTCCCGGAATTTCGCGGAAGCCTGACGCCAGGGCATAAACCAGATATCGCGCTCCAAAAAGGATGATCAGAGTCAGTAGACTGAGAATGATTGTTAATAAATTCAGGACGATATTTGCGAGCCGCCACGCTTCCTCTTTGCCTTTGTTCTGTGAATAGTCGGTAAAAGTCGGAACAAAAGCCGCGCTTAACGCCCCTTCTGCAAACAGGTCCCGCAACAAATTGGGAATCCGGAACGCCGCAAAAAATGCATCCGTCGCAAACACCGAAAAATATTTGGCCAGCACCATTTCACGGATCAATCCGAGAATCCGGCTGATCAGGGTCGCAATCGAGAATGCTCCAGCCTTTCTAGCAAGCGACATACAAGGAAGAGATTAACATAAGCAAAGTAGCGCGGGCCTCTGGCCAGCGACTCGCAGGACTCGCAGGCGAGACGCCCGCGCTACTTTGTTAATTGTTATGCAAACGTTAAATAATGCCCATTTTCTTGACTGTCAACCGGTTTACTACGTAAATAGGATTTGTAGGAGGATCATCATCATGTGCAGGCGAATTTTTCTTGCGATACTAGTTCTGTTCATCGGGATCGCAGCCGCATCCGCGCAAACGGTTATTAAAACATTCAAGATTTCTTCGAAAGATTTTTCCGGCGTTCAGGGAACTCCTCGCATTGTGAGAAACGGTTTTGATCATCAATGGCTGGTCGCCTGGAGACAAGGGTCAACCGACAAAATCATTGGACGGCGTATTGAATCGGATGGCAAATTACGCTCCAAAAAAACACTCGCAAGCAAAGTCAGTGGCGCACCGCAGAGCTTCGATATCTTTTTTGATTCGGTGAACTATAACTATCTACTCGCCTACGAAAATGCCTCCGGACTTCAGGTTCAGCTTTTCAACAATCTTTTAAAGAAAGTTGGCGGGGCGCAAGAAATAGAGGCTGGTGTCACCGGTTCGATTCCGCGACTTTCGTTTGATCCGGTCGATGAAAAATTCCTGCTCTTCTGGATCAGTGATGGCGGCACGTCTGTCAAAAGCATTTTGTTGAATGCAGATGGAACCCCGTCAGGCTCCGTGCTTACATTGAAACAGGCTTCCGGCAGCAACACTTACCGGTCCTTGAACATCTCCACAAACCAGGACACGGGAAAATTGCTGGCTCTGCTTACAGAATCGGATGGGACTGCGGCTAAATTGATTGGACTGCGAATCAAACCGGATGGCTCTTTGCAAAAGAATAAGGCGCTTACCGTATCTCCTTCCGATCCGGATTTGAATTCTGTTTTCGCTGATTCCAGTTTTTCAGATGCAGGAACCGGTTTCGCTTTCTGGAGCGATAACGATACGCTCAAACGCAGGAAAGTCGCGCGTTCCGGGCGTGTTGCCGGCGGAGCAGTATCGATTACAGGTGAATCGGATGATAATTCGGAGCAAACAAGCATCCTGTTTGATTCACGAAACAATCAATTCGTTCCGGTCTGGACTTTCGGGAATCGAGTTCGCGCCATGGCGCTCACCTCCTCAGGTTCCGTGCAGAATAATCCGTTCGATGTGGCGACCTCGGATTTCACCAACGCTCTAAACCCGACAACTTCTTACGATGCTCAGGTTGGAAATGCCATT of the bacterium genome contains:
- the murJ gene encoding murein biosynthesis integral membrane protein MurJ — its product is MSLARKAGAFSIATLISRILGLIREMVLAKYFSVFATDAFFAAFRIPNLLRDLFAEGALSAAFVPTFTDYSQNKGKEEAWRLANIVLNLLTIILSLLTLIILFGARYLVYALASGFREIPGKIDLTVQLTQVMAPFLLVVALAAAVMGILNTQGRFFLPAVAPAFFNVASILAGIFLAPQMKRFGVEPIVAMAIGSLAGGALQLYVQLPSLYRCGYKYQSVIQWNHPGVQRIFGLMIPAMFGLAATQINILIDNQLASYLGDGPVSWLNYAFRLMQLPIGIFAVAIATVNLTTVSRKIASNDLEGVKSDLSDAIKLAAFLDIPATMGLIFLRYPIVQVLYERGRFLPEYTIFTGDAVLFYSLGLFTYSLVKIFTPVFYALNDTKTPVKYAAYVIGAKVIVNLALIKQLGFLGLALGTSVASLINAFLLFRALEKRIGHFADRRLYLSILKITVAALIMGAGAWALHLWMSEIFGADNLMERATALAISIFGALGILFVSSHLLKIEQATEMLNFVRKRLP
- a CDS encoding plastocyanin/azurin family copper-binding protein, which encodes MCRRIFLAILVLFIGIAAASAQTVIKTFKISSKDFSGVQGTPRIVRNGFDHQWLVAWRQGSTDKIIGRRIESDGKLRSKKTLASKVSGAPQSFDIFFDSVNYNYLLAYENASGLQVQLFNNLLKKVGGAQEIEAGVTGSIPRLSFDPVDEKFLLFWISDGGTSVKSILLNADGTPSGSVLTLKQASGSNTYRSLNISTNQDTGKLLALLTESDGTAAKLIGLRIKPDGSLQKNKALTVSPSDPDLNSVFADSSFSDAGTGFAFWSDNDTLKRRKVARSGRVAGGAVSITGESDDNSEQTSILFDSRNNQFVPVWTFGNRVRAMALTSSGSVQNNPFDVATSDFTNALNPTTSYDAQVGNAIVVWEDSTEDADAIAAGSAATFRIRGALFFFQSTSAGKNITIGDNFFSSTNGNGNLTISAGDTVTWTVNGNNPHTVTSGSESSAGLIFNSGNLNRGQTFTFRFTDAGAFPYFCQVHGSNTMSGIITVQTAGEPPPRY